Sequence from the Populus nigra chromosome 17, ddPopNigr1.1, whole genome shotgun sequence genome:
AAATTCAAACACAATCCAAACCCAAGACAACCATATCCGAATCCACCGAACTCAACCTAATTGTCAAATAAAAGTACATTTTAAGAATTATTAGGGCTTTTCAGAAATTAGAATGGTaatattgtaagatttttaactacagAGATATAAAGTGAAACACTGGTGATGAATCTATAGGGTTTAAAATGGAATTTACCCAGCAACTTGGGTGCTCTTAGCTTAGGGTGTTAAACCATTAAAAGGACCCCTTCAGCCATCAACAACTATACCTCGTCGGCCACCACCATGGCAATCAGCATTGAAGACCACCACCTCCCGTACGAAACACACAACCTCTACGATGTCAAATTCTTCGATGACAGGATCCACACTTTAGTCACCCACACGTCTTCCTTCGTCAACACATGGATCGCCGAAACCCAACAAAAACTCCTCCAAAACAACAACCATGCTCACCGTCCACTTATAGTTGGCCTTGACGTCGAGTGGAGGCCCAACAGGTTCCGTCGAATCGAAAACCCAGTTGCCACACTCCAGCTTTCAGCTGGCAATGACTGCTTGATCTTTCAACTCCTGCATTGTCCCACTGGTATCCCACAATcccttcatgattttttgagtgACATGACTTATACTTTTGTTGGGGTGGGTATTGAGGGTGATGTGAAGAAGCTAACGGAGGATTATGAGCTGAGCGTGGGGAATGCAGTGGATTTAAGGGGTTTAGCTGCTGAGAAATTGGGGGATTCGAGGTGGAAGAATTCAGGGGTAAAAAGGTTGGCGAGGGAAGTTTTGGGGAAGGAGATTGAGAAGCCGAAAAGGATCACTCTGAGTAGGTGGGACAATCCGTGGCTTACTCCTGCTCAAGTTCAATATGCTTGTCTTGATGCCTTTTTGTCTTGCAAGATTGGGGAGAGTTTGGTGGCTGCTTGAGCTACGGTTCATGATGGGATTTGAGGGCTTCTAGTTATGCATCTTACTGGATGCTTGCTATAAAGTATTTCAATGTATTGAACTGTTTTTACATCGTCACAGTTACATTATCTTACAGCACAGAATGATTTCTACTTTATATGCTCGGTTTATTTGAATTTCTGTGTCTAGCAATTAACATCCATCCTTACAGAAACAGAGAAGAAACACACGACCTGTCCTTTTCAACAGGCTGACGATCCATCTTTATTTGTGCGTTTgagattgttttttgaaataattttcttaaattctatcattaacatattaaaattataaaatatcaagtTATGCCGATCACTGTCGTAATCTTGCAGCAGTCGGTGCAGTATGCTGCCAAATCATGTCCTCAAGAGGCGCAAAAGCTTGGAACACAGGTTTCTAATATATTTCTATGACCAATTCATTAAAAACTACCTTAAATTTTTGGTCCTTAGGagactagtatttttttttatatatatatttactaaaTCTTTTGTTGCAGCATAATTTTAAAGCTATATCTAAAATAAGGTTTATATCATGAGTTGCGAGAATTGATCTAACTTGCTATGGCAACTCTTTGGGATATCTACAAATTACTCCCCAACCTATTATAGGTTTCACAAACGGTTTTTATCTTGAACCGGCTCAACACAAGCAAGATTATTGTTTCATATGTACCAATCGATTGAGTTTTATTCATGTGTTAAATTGAATTGGATCATCATCAGGCCTGAAATTTACAGGGGAGTGGAGTCCGGTTTACAAAGAAACCAGCCGAATGTCAATCTATTAGTTTATAGTAATAACAGCTGACCTCATTCAAAGATCAAGTTACTGGTCGGTGGATTAACGTGTgttaacctatttttttttttataaataaaatagaaagcgctttgttttgagattttattttcttttaaaaaaacttaaaactacGATTGCTTTGAAAAACATCAGTTATCCTGTTGATCCAGCGTGGCCCGGCCATATTTTCTTAGGAATTAAGAAGACGAACCAGCACCCTTCAATCTAATAACAAAAAGCAAACGGTAAGCGAGCAGAACCTGTTACCTGTATAATTGAACTCTCAATATTCCTTTGATTATCCTCTTTCTTCTgtgtttttaaaactttttttcatgtaaaaaacttaaattccaCAGTATTTGCCGTGCTGAAATATTAAATCTCGTGTTCCCTTCTTTGTTTTGCACCCCAAACACGCACGTATATGTGTCTTTAATCCCATcatttcattaacaaaaacctctcctctcctctctctgccctctctcttctccctcaataaaaaaaaatctttctcaaTCAACAACTTTCTCTTAATTATCAAGAAACTGTCTTTCTCTATCAAGAACCTCCACTCTCTTAGATCAAGAACCTTTTCTTGATCAAGAACTGCCTCTGTTCACCCTCTTCCCATTTCTCAAAACTCCAGCTCTATAGCCTTGGCAATTTACTTCTCATGGATAACTTTAACCTTCGCTCTGCTTACAGAGGTTCGAATAATCTTGAGCGCtatgattgttttgatgtgcaaTGTGACGACATGTACTGTTATACAATCACTACTGATAACGAGATATGCCTCATGCAATGGATTGTTAGGTTGTTTTCGCTTACCTTCCCAAATAGTGGAAAAAGACTGAAGGTATCTATGGACATGATTTGGGACCAGTCCGTTGATGATCACAGCTTCTTCATTCCTGTTGCCCTTCAATTTTGTTATGAGCATTTTTGCATCATCTATCATGTTTCTCCTCCACAGAACTTTCCAATATTCTCCCTGGAAAGCTTCCTGAATCACGATCATGTTGATTTTTTCGGTTTCCAAATGCTGTATAAAGTCAGATATCTTCGTCAGCAATACAATCTTGTTGTGAAAAACTGGTTTGATATCTCATGTCAGGTTTGTCTTTCAACCCCAGCATTCCTCCGTAACCATGACGTCAGCGTGCCTCTACAAACACTGATATCCGTGATATTCTCGAAGAAGTATCTAAAGCCTGATGACATTCTTCAAAGCAACTGGAGGCTGCGTGAACTTTCTCTCGATAAAATAATGTTTGCGACCCTAGATTGCTTTTTTGTCTACAAGATTGCAAATCTGATCACATTTCCTCTTCCATTATAAAGGTAGtgattctttaattaatttgtaacaATTATTTAATCATGATTAAGAAATTATACATGATAAGTTGTTTAAAGATTAATTCTTGGGTGGTgttgttatatttttgttttctttttttctgcacCTGCAGGGAGGCTCAAATATTTCTCAAGAGACTGTTGATTCTGATGGTTTGGTGTTTATTATTCTCATGACTTAATGGCTAGTTAGGGTTACTTCTAGCTCTCTTTAGTAGGCAGTTTTAGGGGGTTTCCTTTGTATGCTGATGGGGTTTACCTGCTGTTTTTTTGAAGAGGATGTTGATGCATCCTGTCTTGATGATATTGGGTCCTTGTAAACTAGCCTACTTCTTTGTTGTATGCTCAACTttcaaaaattgaaagaaatcagTGAAGTActtttaatgaaaagaaaagattcgTGCAGTGAAATAAGCTCTAATCTTTCTACTATTTCGGTGACAAAATCTCTTACGAACTTGCCCCATGTCTGAGTGCCAATAGACGTGTGCTTGCTTGcatctgttttttctttgtgcTCAAGCAAGCATCAACTTTTTCATTGATGAtccggtttttttttataaagaaacacCTACAATTTGAATGCAACAAATATGGATGGAGATTGAAGAGATTCAATTAAGAACTTATAAAACTCATCGTTTTATATGTACATATATATAATCTCATCGTTTCATTAACAAACTCTAACAGAGaactcccctcccctcccctcccctctctACCTCTACCATTACCCTTTCTCTCTTCCTCAAGTAAGAACTATCTTTCTCAATCAACAACTTTCTCTTTGATTATCAAGAAACTTTCTTTCTCGATCAAGAACCTCCACTTTCTTTGATCAAGACCCTTTTCTTGATCAagaactttctctcttcttctcttggCCAATTCTCTAACCTCAAGCTTTAAACTTACCACTTTACTCCTCATGAAAAGCTTTAATCTTCGCTCTATTTGTTTGGGTGGGAATGATCATGAGGGCGTTGAGATTTTTGATGTGCAATGTGACAACATGCGCTGTACCGCAACCGTTACTAGTAATGCTGCACGCCTCATGGATCTGATTGGTAACCTATGTAAATTGGTTACCAACCCAAATAGTGGCACAAGACTGAGGGTATCCATGGACATGATATGGGACAAGCTAGTTGATGATGATGCCAAGGTCGACCCTCCTGTTACTCTTCAGTTCTGTTATGAGCATTTTTGCATCATCTATCATGTTAATCCTCCAGATAATTTTCCCACGTCTTCTCTGGAGAACTTCTTGAATCACGATTGCATAGATTTTTTCGGCTTCGAAATGAAGCCCAAAGTCGAATATCTTCGTCGGGCATACAACCTTGTTGTGAAAAACTGGTTTGATATCCCATCTGAGGCCCGTCTTTCAAATCCAGCCAGGTTTGGTGACAAGGTGGATTTGTCTCTACAAGAAATGGTATCCATGGATTTCTCAAGGGAGTATTCAAAGGCTACTGACCTTCTTCAGAGCAACTGGAGGTCGAGTAAACTTTCTACTGATCAAGTAATATACGCGGCCCTAGATTGTTATTTTGCCTACAAGTTTGCAGTTCGGGTCTCAATTTGTCCTCGTTCAGATTAGAGGTATTGGTTCTTTAGTTAATCTGTATCACATTCTTTAATCAAGATTAGTTCTTGTGTGGCCTTGTTATAAAATTGGGagcttgatttttcaaggaatTGTTGATATTCTGCTGGTTGGTGTTTGGTGTTTGTAGGCACTGGTGTTCTTAATTTGTGGTGATGCTTAACCGATGTTGCTACTGTAAATGGTTGAATGACTCTGTAGTTagtacttaaaaaatattttaactttcaatcacttttttattctttaccaTTGCCTTGGCTATGATACCAAATACAAAACAATCCTTAAACTCGCAATTTACACAAATTAGTTCCAATAGtcttaagaattttatttatttatgttttattttgtttaggagAAACAACCTAAATTAACAGTGGACTTTACCTTCTTGGTCCCTCTATTCTTTAAATTGTTTGAATCGAGTCCCTCTACTATTCTTAGTTTTGCTAGAAGAAAACATGATAACAATTAATTAGTTTACAAATCTTACTATTGGagataaagaaaatgatttaaaaactagCAGAATCTGTCACCAGCATATATAaaactctcctctcctctcctctcctctctgcTGCCTCTACCATTGCCCTTCCTTTTCTCCCTCAATAAAGAACTGTCTTTCTCCATAGAAACACACTCTTTAATTATAAAGAAAGTGTCTTTCTCAATCAAGAACCTCCACTCTCTTTGATCAAGACAAAAGTGTCTTTCTCAATCAAGAACCTCCACTCTCTTTGATCAAGACCCTTTTCTTGATCAAGAACTGTCTCTCTTTTCATTCTCTTCTCAATTCTCTAAACTCCAGCTTTATAGCCTTCGCAATTTATTGATTTCTCATGAAAACCTTTGAACCTAGCATGGTTTTCTTGGGTGGAAATCATATTGAGAACTATCTTGCTTATGAACTGCAATGTGACAACATGCACTGTTACACAACCGTTACCCGTAATGCTACATACCTCACGAATTGGATTGCTGAGTTACTTTCGGCTTTCGTTCCACATGGAGGCAGAAGACTAAGGGTATCTATGGACATGATTTGGGACCAGTTCGTTAATGATGCCAACCTCTACCCTCCTGTTACACTTCAGTTCTGTTATGAGCATACATGCATCATCTATCAGGTTTCTCCTCCAGATAACTTTCCAAGATCTTCCCTGGAACACTTCTTGAATCACGATCATGTAGACTTCTTCGGTTTCGAAAtgctgtacaaagtccaatATCTTCGTCAGGCATACAATCTTGTTGTGAGAAACTGGTTTGATATTCCATGTCAGGCCTGTCTTGCAAATCCAACAAGGTACCGTAACGTTGCCAATTTGTCTATACAAAACATGGTATCCATGGATTTCTCGAAGCAGTATATAAAGCCTTCTAACTTTCTTCAAAGCGACTGGAGGTCGAATATACTTCCTATTGACAAAGTAAAGTACGCGACCCTAGATTGCTTTTTTGCCTACAAGTTTGCAATTCGGGTCTCAAATTTCCCTCGTCCGAATTAGCGGTATATGTTCTTTGATTAATCTGCATTACATTCTTTCCATTTTTCAAGGACGGTTGATTCTTCCGGTTGGTGTTTGATGTTTGTGGGCACTAGAGTTCTTTGTGGTGATGCTTAACAGATCCAGATGTCAATGTTTTGTTATGGCTTTAATGTCTCAGCAGTTCTGGTCTTCGGTCTTAATTTGGCCTTTGATCATGGCTAGTTATGGCTCCTTCTAGTCCTGTGTAGTAGCAGTTTTAGGGCATTCACCTTGGTTTGATGGTTTTAGGTATTTGGGCTTAATTAGCATGTGTCTTTCGAAGAGGATGTTGTGTTGATTTTGGTCATTGTAATCAATGAAGTGTTACTGAACATAAGAGATTTGTATAGTTGAGTTCTCATTTTTCAATCCTCCATTGTTTTGAGAAAATCTTTGTGAAAAATAGGCTTGCTCTCTTTAGCAAGCTTACAGTATTTCGAGTGCCAATAGGGATGTTTCTGCATACAACTTTTTGTCCATATCTTGTTTTACTCATGTTAATGATTTCAATGTTCTACAGATTTGTGTATTTTGTTACATCTACCTTCTGCTCTACTTGTATCAGCATTGGTCTCAGATTTGTCAGCACAAAAGGAAGGGATAAATAACGGCTCTGAATTGCTTACAGCTCCTAACTctgttgattttcttcttcctttgctCTTACTTAAATTatggtaaaaatatagtttgaatcaaaataaatatttaaatatatatatatatatttttaaatattgagatggtaacatattaaattgatttgagtTAATTCGAATTAACCTACTAATCCACATGTTGTGTCATAAgatcataaaaaacatttatgagagccaattttcaataaatctaatgttaaaggatgaaaaaaaaatatcaattaaaaaaagaacaaacctaAGTCAATTTTGGCTAACCTATTAAACTCGCGACCTGaattatgagattgagataacccaatagaaagcaaattgaaacaaataattatgaagatcaatctccaataagtttaatattgaagcatgtaattgaaataaaaaaattaattatagaagagataacaaaaaaacaatttgagttaactcaagttaatttatcaaacttgtaactcgagttatgagatgaaataactttataaaaagcacatcaaaataaatctaaaaactcaattctcaattagttcaatgttgaaggatgagattgagaaaaaaaatcaattagaaaaaaattcgaATCAACCAA
This genomic interval carries:
- the LOC133676986 gene encoding uncharacterized protein LOC133676986 is translated as MKSFNLRSICLGGNDHEGVEIFDVQCDNMRCTATVTSNAARLMDLIGNLCKLVTNPNSGTRLRVSMDMIWDKLVDDDAKVDPPVTLQFCYEHFCIIYHVNPPDNFPTSSLENFLNHDCIDFFGFEMKPKVEYLRRAYNLVVKNWFDIPSEARLSNPARFGDKVDLSLQEMVSMDFSREYSKATDLLQSNWRSSKLSTDQVIYAALDCYFAYKFAVRVSICPRSD
- the LOC133676846 gene encoding 3'-5' exonuclease-like, producing the protein MAISIEDHHLPYETHNLYDVKFFDDRIHTLVTHTSSFVNTWIAETQQKLLQNNNHAHRPLIVGLDVEWRPNRFRRIENPVATLQLSAGNDCLIFQLLHCPTGIPQSLHDFLSDMTYTFVGVGIEGDVKKLTEDYELSVGNAVDLRGLAAEKLGDSRWKNSGVKRLAREVLGKEIEKPKRITLSRWDNPWLTPAQVQYACLDAFLSCKIGESLVAA
- the LOC133676987 gene encoding uncharacterized protein LOC133676987, whose amino-acid sequence is MVFLGGNHIENYLAYELQCDNMHCYTTVTRNATYLTNWIAELLSAFVPHGGRRLRVSMDMIWDQFVNDANLYPPVTLQFCYEHTCIIYQVSPPDNFPRSSLEHFLNHDHVDFFGFEMLYKVQYLRQAYNLVVRNWFDIPCQACLANPTRYRNVANLSIQNMVSMDFSKQYIKPSNFLQSDWRSNILPIDKVKYATLDCFFAYKFAIRVSNFPRPN